ATCGCCCGAAGGTTTGCGGATTTCGAGGAATTCCTCGATCTCGGGGTGCGACACGTCGAGATAGCAGGCAGCCGAGCCGCGCCGCAGCGAACCCTGCGAAATCGCGAGCGTGAGCGAATCCATCACGCGCACGAAGGGGATGATGCCGCTGGTCTTGCCGTTGAGGCCCACCGGCTCGCCGATGCCGCGCACCTGGCCCCAATAGGTGCCGATGCCGCCGCCGCGCGAAGCCAGCCAGACATTCTCGTTCCAGGTGCCGACGATGCCTTCCAGGCTGTCCTCGACACTGTTGAGATAGCACGAGATCGGCAGGCCGCGATTGGTGCCGCCGTTCGACAGCACGGGCGTGGCGGGCATGAACCACAGGCGCGAGATGTAATCGTAAAGGCGCTGGGCGTGATCCTGATCGTCGGCATAGGCATCGGCCACGCGGGCGAACAGGTCCTGAAACTCCTCGCCGGGCAGAAGATAGCGATCGATCAGCGTTTCCTTGCCAAATTCGGTCAGCAAGGCATCGCGGCTGCTGTCGGTGACGACTTGGAAGCGGCGATCGTTGATCTTCTTCGAATCGTCGACCGGTTCGGCAGAGGCCTTGACCGCTTCCATCATCGCGCCGGCTAGCGCCGCGTCGGCTTTTTCCGAGATCGCCGCCGTGCCGACCAGTTCTTCGCTACCGCTGTCGGAAGCCTGCATATCGATTGCCTTTCCGGATGCGGGACTGACAGCGGGGGAAGGCGCGTCCGAGACAGTCGCCGTATCGTCCTGCGTCATGTCCAGTTCCATCGCGTCCTCGTTCCTGAAATCCATCGCTCGTCCTCGCCCTTCGTCTCGTGTCGCGTCCGATCGTGCGTGAGCCGATGTTCCGCATGTGTTCGATTCGGCGAGCCGTACCCGCCTAGCAATATTCGGGGGCGGAAGGGGTATGAAACTTATCCCCTTTTTGCCCACAGGGCCCAATCGAGACCGAACGGAACCGGCGCCTGCCCCATATGGGTCCGGCGGCCGCAATCGCTAGGTCTAGTGGGTCCCCCCAGGTGCCCGACTACCAGATACTGAATCAGACCGGGTCGGCGCGCAAGAGGGTGAAGAGGGTTTTAACGCGTCCCGGACCCGTCGGATGGTGGTGTGTCGTCCGACTGCAACGCAGCGACGCGTGGACCAAGCTGGACTTGTGATGAGCGCAAGGGCGAAAATGAATCCGTGAAAAAATTTTTGCGGGCAAAAGGGCCCCTCGCGCGGTTGCGCAGCGATCGAATCCGGACCCGCAATTATCGAATCTAGGGCGGCGCTCCAGCGCTCGCGCGGGCATGGCCGCCGATCGCTCCCGCCAGCTCGTCGACGAGTTCCAGCGGCAGGTCGTGGCCCCAGCCGGGCAGGGTCCGGATCGTCGCATTGGGAATGCAGGCCGCCGTATCACGCCCGCCCTCGCACGGGACCAGCGGATCGTCCTCACCCGCACGTTTCCGCCTGGCCCCCCACTCGACGATTAGTTTCGGATGCCGCCCGCGCCTCGACTTCAGCCAACTCGCGTGCGGCGGCGGCGGCGTCCTGCACCCACCAATCGCCTTTTTCAAAGCCCGGCAGGCCATCGACCGGGGCTTCTTCATCTCCCTAGCGCGTCCGTTGCTCCGGCTCACTGAGCTACAGGAAACGGCCAAAGCCATTCCGCTGGAGAACATCGTTCTGGAGACCGACGCGGCCCCACAGCCCTTTAAGAAGTACCGCACCAATTGGACCGAGCCTCGCCACACGCAGGCCGTCGCCCAACAACTGGCCTACCTCAAGGGCATCACGCTGGAGGAGGTGGCCGAGGCCTTGGCCCCGAGGTAGCGGGTCACCATGGTCAGGGTGGCGGGGTTGGTGGCCGGGCCCGCGAGCAAAAAGACGAGGGCCGCGCCTGGGTTCAGCCCCTTGGCGATCATCGCGGCGGCGACGGGGGTCGAGGCGGTGGCACAGATGTAGATGGGCATCCCCAGGGCTAGCATGATGAACATGCTGCCGAGGCCGCTTCCGACCCAGGTGCGGAAGAAGCTCTCGGGAATGAGGGCGGTGATGAGACCCGCCAGGACGATCCCGACCACCAGCCAGAGGGCGATGTCGCCGAGCAGGTCTCCGAAGCCGTAGCGGACGGCCCGGGCGAGCTTCTCGCCCAGGCTGTGGGTGTGGCCGTCGCCGCCTTCGCCCTCGCAGACCTGGCAGACCTTCGAAGAGGGGGCTTGGGGCACTTCCTCCTTATCAAGCAGGTCTGCAAGGCCGCCTGTCGTCAGGGCCGTTATGAAAGCAGCCACTGGCCTAAAAAGAGTGTAGATGGGATCGAGCAGAGCGTAGGTTATGGCTATCGAGTCGACACCGGTCTCGGGTGTTGCGATGAGGAAGGCGAGGGTAGAGCCCCGGCTCGCCCCCTGGCGCCGAAGGCTCAGGGCGGTCGGGATGACACCGCAGGAGCAGAGGGGGAGAGGGATGCCGAACAGCGCCGCCTTGGCAACACCCTTCATGCCGCCGCCCCCCAGGTGACGGGTGATGGCCTCCTGGGGCAGCATCACGGCGATGAGGCCCGCAACGAACGTTCCGAACAGCAGGTATACAGATGCCTCGACGAAAATGGCCGAGGCGGCCTCCACGCTCCTGACGACGAGGGATTCCATTCCCGTTCCTACTCCTTGAGGCCGAGTCGGCTCAGCCGTGGGTCACGTGGTCTAAGCCCTGAGCCATAAGCTTCTCGATGTGGTCGTCGTCCAGGGCGTAGTAGACCATGCGGCCTTCCCTCCGATTGCGAACAAGGCGAAGGGAGCGCAGCAGCCGAAGCTGATGGCTCACCGCCGATTGGCTCATGCCGAGGATTGCCGCAAGATCGCACACACAGAGCTCCGTGGCGGCGAGGGCGTGGAGAATGCGCACCCGGGTTGGATCCCCAAGGGCCCGAAAGATCTCAGCCAGTCCACGCGTTGTGGCCTCGTCTATCATAGAGGCGAGCACCAGAGAGACCCGCTCCGGGTCAATGGCATCTACCTCACAGTCGATGGTATCGACCTGCTCAAGCTCAGCTTCCATAACCTGGTCCCCAATTTATATTAACTCATGTTCATATGAGCAATTGGTCATATATTCTTCTATAATATGAAGCCATCAGGCTTTAATGTCAAGGGCTGACCGATGGGACGGGTAGGTGGGATCCACTATAAGGCAGGGAATTCCGTCGGATGTCCTTTATGAAACCTTTCTGAGTGTGCGCTTCAGCCGCTTGATGCGATTTCGCACTCGCTTGAGCTCGGTGGAGTCGCCAGCCTCGAGGGCGGATGTCCGAAGCCCCTTGAGCTGGCGAATCTCCTGCTTAATGGCCCCCTTGTCCACGGCAAAGGCCGATACACCTTCGGCCTCCTCCACACCCCGGAGGGCGAAGATGGCCTCCACGAGCTCGCCCTTCTTCAGGCCGTGGACGCCGGCGATCTCCTTAAGATCCAGGGCCAAATCTCGGAGCCTTTTGGCCGTCATATGCTCCAGCTGACGGCGCGTGTAGCGCTTCTCGGGGGGCGGCTCGTCTTTGGCCTCGGCCGTCTCTTCGGCAGCCTCTGCCTCGGCTTCCGCCTCGTCCACCTCGGGGGTTTCCTTCTCATCCGTCACGGTATCGCTCCTTCATCTTGCACAAACCTAATTAGCTAAGAGTGCATTAGAACTTGAGGTTTCTTGGGTGAAGGTACCCATGGCCAGGGAAGGTGCGCATCACCTCCTCCACACCCAGGCGGGCCAGGGTGTCGCTCGTTTGCCACGTTGCGCCTCCCTTCAAGAAGTTCTCCAGCTCCAGGATGTTATCTGTAAGAGGGCGCTGGGTCTTGGAGAAGGAGGCCTTCCAGAGCAAGGCGCCATCTTCGACCCGGAACAGATAGACCTGAAAAGCGACGCTGGCTGGCTCCTTCGCCCCCAGCGCGCTGCCCTCCCGTTCGCGCCATCGGTTCACATCGCCTACGAGGACCGTATCCACCCCAAGGTCTTTGCCGATGAGGGTTGCGACTTCGAGCTCCCCCCGCCGGACGTAGGGCATCGCGTGCTTGATCATCGCCCGCTGCACCTTGATGGGTGACGACACACGGTAGTGACCGTACTGACGGAGCCGCTTGTCGAAGAGCTCGTGCAAGCGGTTGACGCGCAGCCGGACCGTCTCCTCCAAGTCGAGCGACCGGGGTCGCCCAAAAGGCAACACCGCCACGGAATTAAACTTGTACCCGGTGGCCTGGGCGCCCTTCTTGGCCTTGTAGTTGCTCGCCGTATCGAATTCCGGCACCAATGCCCCAGGCACATCGAATGCGGTCCGGGTCACATTGCACCCGACACCTAGGAGGAGCCCGAAGGCCGCCACGAGCGCGGCTCTAACCATCAGTGCTATCACGGCTTACGCCCCTCCTTTTAAAAAGGCCACCGGCTCTTATACCACAGAGCCAAGGGCCATTCAACGACGGGGCCGCTCCAGCCACCAGGTGGCGGTCGCCTCGTCCCTGGTCAATACCCAGCGCTCACCGGCGACCGTCTCCACGACGAAACGCCTGCGCCGGAGCCTCTCCGGATGGGTCTCCTCAAGCCGGGACTCCAAAACGCGCACCAGAGGAACCCGCTCCTCATCCACCCAGACGGCCCTGGGGGCTTCTTCAGCCCGCCCGCCGGCGTAGGACTCGACCCGCACGGGCTCGGCTTGCCCGCTCACCTCGGCGTCCTGCTTGAGGAGCCGACAGTCTGGAGGCGTTGGATGAATCTCTTCTCCACGGCGGTCCGGTCGGGCGGCGGCTCTCCCAGGGCCGCCTCCCACAGTCGCTCCCTCTCCATGCATAGGTAGATGAGCAGGTCTCTGTCCCACTCTCTAAGCCATCCCGCCACGGCCCGGTACATGGCGGCCCGCTGGGGAGCGAGGTAGCGGAGCTTCTTGTCCTCGCCCAAGATGAACTCGCCCCCAGGGAGGCGGCTCTTCGGGAAGCGGGCCTTGATGACGGCTTTCAGGCCCGGCAGAAAGCGAAGGCCCCCGAGGCTTACCCAGGCTACCCCCCGGGGGTCGATCGCCTCGGCGAGCCGGGCTACCACTGCCCGGTAGCCGGCCTTCCAGCCGGGGTAGTGGACGAGGGGATCAAAGTGGAATGCGACGAGGTAGCCGGCGGCCTGGACCCGCGCGGCCGCCTCCAGACGCTCCTCGAGGCCAGCGGTCTTAAGCTCCTCCCGCCTGACGATCTCATCGGGGTTTAGGGACCACGCCACCACCGTCCGCCCGCCATGGTCGAGGTCGAGGAGGGGCTCTACGAGAGCGGTCTTGGTCTTGAGCTCGAGAATGGCGTTTGGCTGGCCCGCCACATAACGCACCAACCGTTCAGACCAGCCGGTCGCCTCTTCGAGGGCCAGGCTGTCGGCAAGCTCGCCCGTTCCGAGCCGGGCGAGGCCTTCGGGGCGGGCCAAGAGGTACGAAGCGAGCTCCTCGAGGCAGTCCTCGACGTTCGTGTAAACGGTGATTGCGGGCCGGTTGATATAGCTCTGGAGCATGCAGTAGGTGCACTCCAGGGGGCAGTTTAGGATTGGGCTTAAGACGGCGTAGTGGGAGCAGAGCATCTCGGCCGTTCCAGGGCAGGGCTTGACAAAGGACCCCTTGAAGCGGGCGAGCAGGAGGGTCCGCTTCCCGGCTCCAAAGGGGTCGGGCCCCGTCGGGGGTTCCGCCAAGAGGAGATCAGCTCGGTCCACCTCCTTCACCGGCACCCCGGCGTAGAAGTCGATGACCCGTAGCGCCATGGGGTCGAGGCGGGCGGCCCTTTCCACGACGATGCGCGACGGCCGGTAGGGTCTCACGACGCTCCTCCTTCCTCGTCCTCCGCTAGGCCCTCGGTCAATAGGCTTCGAAGCTCGTCAGCCGACGGGTCGTCAGCGGCCTCAAGGAGGCGTCGGCCAATCCGCTTTAGATCTTCGGGAGAGCCGAAGGTAAAGCGCGCTTCGTAGGCATCGCCCTCGAATCCCTCGGGCGGCCGAACGCTCACGTGGGGGGTGAGTTGGAGCTTGTCGACCAGCTCTTCGGCCCGGCGCTCCATCCTTGTGAGGGTGGGGTAGCGGGCTCGCCGGACCACCTCTCGAATAAGCCTCAGGCGTTCCTGAGGCGATATTGACTCGTCTTGGGCTCTGGAGAGGAGCCTTAGCTCCACCATGACCAACTCGATGGGCTCTTCCCTCTGAAGCGCGATCTCTTCGAGCCACGTGGCGAGCTCGGCGAGCTTGTTGGCCCCGGGCCTAAGCGCCTTTACTACCTCTAAGAATGCCTGCTGCGCGTCGGCCCGCCACGCGCAGAGCGGAAGGACGGCCCGTGCCGGCCACCCCTCTTGGGCGATGATTTCCAGGAACGCCCCGTCCAAGACGAGCAGCCGCCGGAGTCGCTGGAGGACCTGGCCGTGGGCCTGGAGCCCCATGGCGGGAAGCAGTTTTTGGAGGACCTCCCCTTCGTCCATCTCGCCCACGCCGAGGAGCAGGTCGACAGCCCGGGCCTGCTCCACCAGGTTGTAGTCCCGCACCCCTACGTTGTCGAAGACCGCTAGCCGGGCCGCTTTGTGGTCGGGCAGATTCTCGTGGCTGTGGATGGTCGCGAGCACCCTCGTGCGGCCCAATAGGCGAAGCACCTCCGCGCGGCGAAAGCCCGTGATCAGCTGGAAGCGATCCGCCTCCAGGGTGCGGACGCTTAGTGGCGAGGTCTGCCCGATGGCGGCGATGGAACGCTCAAGGTTGCCCAGGTTCCCGCCGAAGCTCAGGCAGAAGGTGCGGTCGGCTTCGTCGATCGCCCCCAGGGTTACCTCTTCTATCGCGGGCACAAAACCTCCTTGTCCACCTCCAGCGGGAATCGCTCCTTGAGCGACCGATAGAAGGCGGCCTCGGCCTCCTTGCCCCGCTTGGCGAAGCCGCCGAAGAGAATGTCGCACTTTCGGTGGAGCTCGGAGGTCGCCAAGATGCGAGCCTCATCGCCGGGAGGGCCCTCGTCCAAGAGCTTGACGATGGCGGCCACCCGCCACCTATCCAGACCCCACCGGCTGGAGGAAAGCTGGCCGGCGTGGCCTCCCCGCTTGGTGACCAAGGGCTCCGGGACGAAAGCCACCGGGTGGCGGGCCGTCAGGCGGAGCCAGAGGTCGTAATCTTCACAGACGGGGAAGGCTTCATCGAAGCCGCCGAGGGCGTCCAGAACGTCTCTGCGCACGACGGCCGCCGAGGGGCTGATGCAGCAGAGCTCCAGGGAGCGCTCGAGTAGCCATCCGCCGGCCTTGGCGTGCTTCTTCTTCGGATTGACCCTTACACCGTTACGCACCCAAATCTCATCGGTGTGGCAGAGCGCCCAGCCCTCGGCCATGACCGAGACCTGGCAGGCCAGCTTCGCCGGGCGCCAGAGGTCGTCGGAGTCGAGGAAGGCGACCAGCGGCGAGCGGGATTCGGCGACACCCCGGTTACGGGCTGCGGCTACCCCTCGCCTTCGCTGGCGCACCATACGCACCCTCTCGTCGGCCAGGGCCTCGATGGCCTCGGAGGTGCCGTCGGTGGAGCCGTCGTCGATGACGATACACTCCCACTCTCCGAAGGTCTGTGCCTGGACCGAGGCCACCGCTTCGGCGGCCATGGCCCGCCGGTTGAAGGTCGGGATGATGACACTGACGGCCGGCTCCAAAGTCTCCCCCTCCCTAGCCCACCCGCACGAAGAGGGTGGTGAGGTAACGGCCCTCCGGCATGGCCAGCGGGGTCGGGTGGTCGGGCCCCTGGCCGCCCGAAGCCACCCACGTGCAGGTGCGCCGCAGGCTCGAGGCCGCCCTTAAGATGGCGCGGCGGAAGGTCGGCTCGTCAACGTGGTATGAGCAGGTGGAGGTGACAAGCAACCCCCCCGGCTCGATGAGCTTCATGGCGAGCCGGTTGAGCCGCTCGTAGGCCACCGTCGCCTCTTTGAGGTCTTTGCGGCTTGGGGCGAAGGAGGGTGGGTCGAGCACCGCGCAGCCGAAGCGCTCGCCCTGGGCGTGGAGCTCTTTCAACGCCTCCCAGGCGTTGCCCTCGACGATCGAGACCCGATCGGCTAGGCCGTTGGTCTCGGCGTGGGCCCGTGCCCGGGCGGCGGCAGGCTTGGAACTCTCCGCCCCCACCACCTCGACGGCCCCGGCCCGTGCGGCGTAGCAGGCGAAGGCCCCAGTGTAGCAGAAGGCATCCAAAACACGCTTTCGCGCCACGTATGAGACGAACCGCTGGCGGGCGGGCCGCTGGTCGAGAAAGAAACCGGTCTTCTGGCCTCCTACGACATCGACCGTGAAGCGCAGGCCGTCCTGTTCGATCTCCACCTCGGGCCGCTCACCTCCCAGGAGCCAGACGCTCGAGGCGTCGAGCCCTTCGAGGGCCCTGAGCGGCGAGTCGTTTCTCACGTAAATCTGGGCGGGCGCCACCACATCGTTGAGCGCCTCGAAGAGCCATCCCTTCCGGACCTCCATCCCCGCCGTGGTGATGGAGACGACCAGGGTGTCGCCGTAGCGGTCTACAATGGCCCCGGGCAGGCCGTCGCCCTCGCTGTTGATGAGCCGGTAGGTCTCCTCGCCCGGATAGAGAGCCATTCGCAAGGCCAGGGCCCGCTCGACCCTCCCGAGAACGAAGAGGGCGTCGGGGTCTCTGTCGCTCCTAGAAAGCAGGCGGACAGCGATGAGGGAATGGGGGTTGATGTAGCCTCGGCCGACGAACCTCGCCCGCCAGTCCACGATCCTAACGTCAGCGCCGGGAGGAGGCTTTTCCTCCAGCCGTTCAATCTCGTTGGAGAAGATCCAGGGGTGGCCGAGTAGGACTCTGCGTTCGGCTCCCTTCTTAAGCGTAACGGTGATCATGGGGGCCCCCGAGGTCGGTAAACCCTAACAAAGCCACGGGGGTGGCGTCAAGCAAGCGGGCTGGCGGGCGTCGGCTTGACAACCGACCCTCGTGGAGTAGCATGAGAGCGGAAGGAGCCCGATACAATGAGCCCGCCTCGCAAATCCGTCCCACCCTTCACCCTCGCCCTGGTGGGAGGGACGGTCCACACCCTCGTTGATCGCGAGCCCATGGTCGGCGGTGTCGGTGTCGTCGGCGAGACTATCGAAGCCGTCGGGCCCGAGGACGACATCCGAGCCCGCTGCGGCCCCTCCACTACGGTTCTGGAGGTTGAAGGCGGAGAGGTTGTCCCGGGCTTCTGTGACGCCCACACCCATCCTCTCTGGCAGGGGCTACAGCTTCTGGCTCTCGACCTCACGGAGGCCACCAGCCTGGGGGCCCTCATAGAGCTTGTGGCTGAGGCCGCCAAGCAATCTCCTCAAGGCGAGTGGCTGCTCGGCTTCGGCTGGGACGAGAGCGGATGGCCAAGCCGGGAGCTCCCGGAACTGGGAGCCCTCGACGATGTCGCCCCCAATCGCCCGGTCTACCTGGGTCGGGTCTGCGGCCACATCGCGGTTGTCAACACCGAGGCGCTACGGGCCGTTAGCCTCGCAGAGACGAGCGGCGTAGAGCGGGTGGGCCGCCGGCCCACCGGACGGCTTTACGGGGTGAGCCTCGCGGAGTTCTTTTCGAATATTCCGCTGAACGGAGAGCATCGCCGAACGGCCCTTGAGGCCTTCGCCCGCTCGTGCGACTTCCACGGGGTGACCAGCGTTCACTCCTTCGTGGAGACCACCGAGGAGCTCGAGGCCCTTGCGGCCCTCCAGGACGGCCCGGCTGTGTGGGCCTACGGCATTCACCGGCCGGAGCGGCCCTTTCCCTGGCATGAGGCCCGAAGGCGCTTGTCCGCTTACGGGAGGGTGCGCCTGGTCGGCGTAAAGCTCTACGCCGACGGCTCCATCGGCGCCCGCACCGCTTGTATGGCCCGCCCCTACGACGACCGGGTGGAGACCGCCGGGCGCCTAGTCTTCTCGGCCCACGACCTCACGGAGCTCGTCACAAGCTACCAGGCCGCAGGCGCGCAGGTCGCCGTACACGCCATCGGGGACGCCGCCATCGGGCAGGTCGTGACCTCGGTTGCGAAAGCCATGGCCGAAGGCGCCGAGCCGCCCCATCCTCCTAGGCTGGAGCACCTGGAGGTCATCAATCCGCTTCACCTCCACAAGATGGCTCAGATGGGCCTTGTGGCGAGCCTCCAGCCCAATTTCATCGCCCGGTGGGGTCAGCCCGGCGGGCTCTACGAGCAGCGCCTCGGAGCGCGCTTCGGTCGGATGAACCCTCTGAGATCGTTCGTCCGCCAAGAGGCGCGGCTATGCTTCGGCTCCGACGGGATGCCCTTCGGCCCCCTCTACGGTCTGGCCGCCGCCGGCCTCCACCCGGACGAGGACCAGCGCCTCACCCCCCTCGAGGCGCTACGTTGGTATACGCTTGGCGGGGCCGAGGCGGTAGGCGAGACCGACCGAGGCGCCATCGCTCCCGGACGGCGGGCCGACCTCGTGGTGCTGGAGGCAGGCAGCCTGGAGAAACCGTCCCAGGGGGGGGTGGCGGCCACCGTCAGGGGCGGGCGGGTGGTCTGGAATGCTTAACGACCAAGTGGAGCGAGCTGTGACCGATGAACCCATCATCGAGCCGACCCGTCGCCCCGGCGACCCTACTGTCCCGGGGGCGGTCGCCCTCGTCCCTGCGCCCTTCGCCTACCACCGGGCGGCCCGACACCTGAAGGGCATCGCCGAAGGGGTGCGCGACCGCAGGGTGGAGTTCTTCCACCTCTGCTCGCTCGCTGATGCGGTCGAGCCGTGGTCTCTGGCCGGCCCGGCCCTCGGGGCTCCTGCGGCGGTCCTGGCTCTGGAGAAACTCACGGTCCTCGGGGCCGAAAGAATCCTCGTGCTCGGCCCCTGTGGATCGCTGGCCGATGAGGCGCCCATAGGGACGGTGATAGTGGCCACCGAAGCGGTTAGCGAAGAAGGGACGAGCCGCCTCTACGGGGCCGAGCCGGACCGGCCCCTCGCTGTAGCCGCCCCCCTGCTTAGAGGGCTTGAGACAGCCCTGGCCGCCTCGGGGATTCACTACCTGTGCGGCCCCGTCTGGACCACCGACGCCCCCTACCGTGAGACCCGCCGGAAGGTTCAGCGATATCAGGCCGAGGGCGCCCTCGCCGTGGAGATGGAACTGTCCGCCTGCCTGGCGGCCGGGGCTTTCCGGGGGGTGAGCGTGGCCGGGCTCTTCGTCGTCTCCGATGAGCTCTTCGCCCTCCAGTGGGTCAAGGGGTTCGACAACCCGGCTTACGTGGCCGCCTTCCAGCGGGTTATCGAGGCGCTGCCTGCGCTGCTTCGGAGCCTGGCGGGATGAGGCGCAAACCGCCCACCGTGGCCCTCTACGTGTCGGGCCACGGGTTCGGCCACGCGGTTCGATGCGCAGAGCTCATCCGCCGGAGAGCGGCCCGAAGGGCCCGTGGTGGACTGCTCGGGAGGGGAGGTGGCGGCTCGAGCGATCCTCGAGCACCTCGGCTGAAGCTACCCAATTATACGGTCGGTGATATAAAGGGATTGTTACTGAAAATTGTCCAGGAAAAATTTGCACTATTCATTATTGGTGTATATTTCAACGAAATATGATACTTGACAGGCAAAGATAAAAGCCAAAATATTATCGTGAAGTCCGCTATTTTGATGAACAGTGGATCACCGAAGGAGGGGGTTTAACTCGGACAACTTGCTTAGAAGCGTGCATGTCCATGTTAGGTCTTATGGCCATTCGGCTTTGCGTTAATAATTTGTTCCCATACACCAACCGCATTAGCAGGTGAAGGTTTTATATAGACAACACCGTCGTCTGTGTCTTCAATGGTTCCCAGACGGAGCATAATTGCTGCTGAATGACCTAGGCGCATGCTGAGCAGTAGGGTACGAAGAATCATCCCGCAGTCGTCCCCGCTCGGTGTTTCAGTAGAGCTGTACGCAATCGTCCAGCCAGCGTCGTCTTCCTCCTTGGCGTGGAACAAGTTCCTTACACCGAAAATAGAAGGATGCGAATAATCCGATAGAATCGCATAAACGACACGGGCCTCATTGGACCTGTGGCCAGTGCAGACACTGTAGTATCGATCCAGTGCATCGATTGCGTTCATGATGCTCGACGGTTCCACCCAACGCTGCCCGTCCGACCCATTCCACCG
This is a stretch of genomic DNA from Nitrospinota bacterium. It encodes these proteins:
- a CDS encoding nucleoside phosphorylase, whose protein sequence is MLNDQVERAVTDEPIIEPTRRPGDPTVPGAVALVPAPFAYHRAARHLKGIAEGVRDRRVEFFHLCSLADAVEPWSLAGPALGAPAAVLALEKLTVLGAERILVLGPCGSLADEAPIGTVIVATEAVSEEGTSRLYGAEPDRPLAVAAPLLRGLETALAASGIHYLCGPVWTTDAPYRETRRKVQRYQAEGALAVEMELSACLAAGAFRGVSVAGLFVVSDELFALQWVKGFDNPAYVAAFQRVIEALPALLRSLAG
- a CDS encoding glycosyltransferase family 2 protein, whose protein sequence is MEPAVSVIIPTFNRRAMAAEAVASVQAQTFGEWECIVIDDGSTDGTSEAIEALADERVRMVRQRRRGVAAARNRGVAESRSPLVAFLDSDDLWRPAKLACQVSVMAEGWALCHTDEIWVRNGVRVNPKKKHAKAGGWLLERSLELCCISPSAAVVRRDVLDALGGFDEAFPVCEDYDLWLRLTARHPVAFVPEPLVTKRGGHAGQLSSSRWGLDRWRVAAIVKLLDEGPPGDEARILATSELHRKCDILFGGFAKRGKEAEAAFYRSLKERFPLEVDKEVLCPR
- a CDS encoding class I SAM-dependent rRNA methyltransferase, whose product is MITVTLKKGAERRVLLGHPWIFSNEIERLEEKPPPGADVRIVDWRARFVGRGYINPHSLIAVRLLSRSDRDPDALFVLGRVERALALRMALYPGEETYRLINSEGDGLPGAIVDRYGDTLVVSITTAGMEVRKGWLFEALNDVVAPAQIYVRNDSPLRALEGLDASSVWLLGGERPEVEIEQDGLRFTVDVVGGQKTGFFLDQRPARQRFVSYVARKRVLDAFCYTGAFACYAARAGAVEVVGAESSKPAAARARAHAETNGLADRVSIVEGNAWEALKELHAQGERFGCAVLDPPSFAPSRKDLKEATVAYERLNRLAMKLIEPGGLLVTSTCSYHVDEPTFRRAILRAASSLRRTCTWVASGGQGPDHPTPLAMPEGRYLTTLFVRVG
- a CDS encoding amidohydrolase, with product MSPPRKSVPPFTLALVGGTVHTLVDREPMVGGVGVVGETIEAVGPEDDIRARCGPSTTVLEVEGGEVVPGFCDAHTHPLWQGLQLLALDLTEATSLGALIELVAEAAKQSPQGEWLLGFGWDESGWPSRELPELGALDDVAPNRPVYLGRVCGHIAVVNTEALRAVSLAETSGVERVGRRPTGRLYGVSLAEFFSNIPLNGEHRRTALEAFARSCDFHGVTSVHSFVETTEELEALAALQDGPAVWAYGIHRPERPFPWHEARRRLSAYGRVRLVGVKLYADGSIGARTACMARPYDDRVETAGRLVFSAHDLTELVTSYQAAGAQVAVHAIGDAAIGQVVTSVAKAMAEGAEPPHPPRLEHLEVINPLHLHKMAQMGLVASLQPNFIARWGQPGGLYEQRLGARFGRMNPLRSFVRQEARLCFGSDGMPFGPLYGLAAAGLHPDEDQRLTPLEALRWYTLGGAEAVGETDRGAIAPGRRADLVVLEAGSLEKPSQGGVAATVRGGRVVWNA
- a CDS encoding SO_0444 family Cu/Zn efflux transporter, producing MESLVVRSVEAASAIFVEASVYLLFGTFVAGLIAVMLPQEAITRHLGGGGMKGVAKAALFGIPLPLCSCGVIPTALSLRRQGASRGSTLAFLIATPETGVDSIAITYALLDPIYTLFRPVAAFITALTTGGLADLLDKEEVPQAPSSKVCQVCEGEGGDGHTHSLGEKLARAVRYGFGDLLGDIALWLVVGIVLAGLITALIPESFFRTWVGSGLGSMFIMLALGMPIYICATASTPVAAAMIAKGLNPGAALVFLLAGPATNPATLTMVTRYLGAKASATSSSVMPLR
- a CDS encoding ParB N-terminal domain-containing protein, with protein sequence MPAIEEVTLGAIDEADRTFCLSFGGNLGNLERSIAAIGQTSPLSVRTLEADRFQLITGFRRAEVLRLLGRTRVLATIHSHENLPDHKAARLAVFDNVGVRDYNLVEQARAVDLLLGVGEMDEGEVLQKLLPAMGLQAHGQVLQRLRRLLVLDGAFLEIIAQEGWPARAVLPLCAWRADAQQAFLEVVKALRPGANKLAELATWLEEIALQREEPIELVMVELRLLSRAQDESISPQERLRLIREVVRRARYPTLTRMERRAEELVDKLQLTPHVSVRPPEGFEGDAYEARFTFGSPEDLKRIGRRLLEAADDPSADELRSLLTEGLAEDEEGGAS
- a CDS encoding transcription termination factor Rho encodes the protein MTDEKETPEVDEAEAEAEAAEETAEAKDEPPPEKRYTRRQLEHMTAKRLRDLALDLKEIAGVHGLKKGELVEAIFALRGVEEAEGVSAFAVDKGAIKQEIRQLKGLRTSALEAGDSTELKRVRNRIKRLKRTLRKVS
- a CDS encoding DNA photolyase; this translates as MRPYRPSRIVVERAARLDPMALRVIDFYAGVPVKEVDRADLLLAEPPTGPDPFGAGKRTLLLARFKGSFVKPCPGTAEMLCSHYAVLSPILNCPLECTYCMLQSYINRPAITVYTNVEDCLEELASYLLARPEGLARLGTGELADSLALEEATGWSERLVRYVAGQPNAILELKTKTALVEPLLDLDHGGRTVVAWSLNPDEIVRREELKTAGLEERLEAAARVQAAGYLVAFHFDPLVHYPGWKAGYRAVVARLAEAIDPRGVAWVSLGGLRFLPGLKAVIKARFPKSRLPGGEFILGEDKKLRYLAPQRAAMYRAVAGWLREWDRDLLIYLCMERERLWEAALGEPPPDRTAVEKRFIQRLQTVGSSSRTPR
- a CDS encoding helix-turn-helix transcriptional regulator; amino-acid sequence: MEAELEQVDTIDCEVDAIDPERVSLVLASMIDEATTRGLAEIFRALGDPTRVRILHALAATELCVCDLAAILGMSQSAVSHQLRLLRSLRLVRNRREGRMVYYALDDDHIEKLMAQGLDHVTHG